The Carassius carassius chromosome 16, fCarCar2.1, whole genome shotgun sequence genome window below encodes:
- the LOC132159180 gene encoding gastrula zinc finger protein XlCGF57.1-like, whose product MSIKSSGRSEICKEFKRTERTCDPEPCRMKRTEEQRENEKPLSRSETKNIFLNKRKAKKSCTCTQCGKSFSYKSNLNVHMRVHTGEKPFKCDHCGNRFTQKESLKLHMRIHMGEKPFKCDHCEKRFLNKQNLKFHRRVHTGERPFICDQCGKGFMQSSHLKGHMKIHSGQKPYVCDHCEKTFSGKPNLDAHMRIHTGERPFTCDQCVKTFIDSSLKRHLTVHTKEKPHSCSLCEKSFSRLHSLKLHQKTHTGVGAHMCCDCGKTFNSGSHLKRHQIIHTGEKPHKCSHCDKRFSLSEKLKRHEMIHTGEKLHTCDQCGKSFTYKESLKSHMSIHTGEKPHTCDLCGKSFTKSSTLKVHMRIHNGEKPYACDQCGKTFPETSSLKKHLTVHMKEKPHSCSSCGKSFSLLQNLKTHQKLHNAVKDYMCFECGKTFILENRLIRHQRIHTGEKPFTL is encoded by the exons atgagcatcaaatcatcaggAAGAAGTGAAATCTGCAAAGAGTTTAAGAGGACCGAGAGAACGTGTGATCCAGAACCCTGCAGAATGAAACGCACTGAAGAACAGAGAG aaaatgaaaagcCTCTAAGTCGCTCggaaactaaaaatatttttttaaataaaagaaaagctAAGAAATCATgcacctgcactcagtgtgggaagagtttctcaTACAAAAGCAATCTTAAtgttcacatgagagttcacacaggTGAAAAACCATTCAAGTGTGATCACTGTGGGAATCGATTCACACAAAAAGAAAGCCTTAAATTACACATGAGGATCCACATGGGAGAAAAGCCGTTCAAATGTGACCATTGTGAAAAAAGATTCTTAAACAAGCAAAATCTTAAGTTTCACagaagagttcacactggagagaggccATTCATttgtgatcagtgtgggaaggGCTTCATGCAATCATCACACCTTAAAGGACACATGAAGATCCACAGTGGACAGAAACCGTACGTATGTGATCACTGTGAAAAAACATTCTCTGGGAAACCAAATCTTGATGCTCACATgagaatccacactggagagaggccgttcacatgtgatcaatgcgttaaaacatttattgattCATCTCTAAAGAGACACCTGACAGTTCATACGAAGGAGAAGCCACATTCATGTTCTTTATGTGAAAAGAGTTTTTCACGGCTGCATAGTTTAAAATTACATCAGAAAACACATACTGGTGTAGGAGCTCATATGTGCTGTGACTGTGGAAAGACTTTTAATTCAGGATCCCATTTAAAACGGCACCAGatcattcacactggagaaaaaccacacaagtgttcacactgcgacaagagattcagtctgtCAGAAAAGCTGAAAagacatgagatgatccacactggagagaaactgcacacgtgtgatcagtgcgggaagagtttcacatACAAAGAAAGTCTTAAATCCCACATGAGTATCCACACGGGAGAGAAGCCACACACATGTGATctatgtggaaagagtttcactaaGTCATCGACCCTTAAAGTACACATGAGGATCCACAATGGAGAAAAGCCGTACGCATGTGATCAATGCGGCAAAACATTTCCTGAGACATCATCCCTGAAGAAACACCTGACAGTTCATATGAAGGAGAAGCCTCATTCATGTTCTTCATGTGGAAAGAGCTTTTCCCTGCTGCAAAATTTAAAAACACATCAGAAATTACATAACGCTGTGAAGGATtatatgtgctttgagtgtgggaagacttttattttggaaaaccGTTTAATACGGCaccagaggattcacactggagagaaacctttcacactgtga